Genomic window (Terriglobia bacterium):
GCGCGTCCTTCTCCGAGCGGTCCATCGTCATGTGATATTCGCCGCACATGCACGGGTCAACGAACTCGATCATGATCTCCTGGCCAACCCCCTCCAGGTAGCGATAGCGCCAGACCTCGAAGGGGAAGGTTGAAGTCGAGCCGCCGCCCTCCTCGATCGGGCGCTGGTAGTTCCCGCCGCTGGGATGCGCCTCGATCTCGTCCGGCTTGCCGTACATGATGTACATGCGGCCGCGATCGGTCCTCCACCCCGGCACGCCGGCGGCGAAGTGCTCGTTGGCGTACGCGATGCGCCGATAGTGCTCTTCCTTGTATTCGTTCTCCGCGGTGTCGGGAGTGGCATCGCGGCGCAGCCAGAACTGCTCGATGAACTGGTCGCGCTCTTCGTCATTGGAAAGCTGCTTGAAGGCGGCGCGCTCTTCATCGGTGATGATCCAGCGCACGTCCTCGTCCAGCCACTTCTTGTAAACCTTGCTGATCTCCTGCTTCAGCGCTTTCTCCTGCTGCTTTTTCTGCTTTTCCGATAAGGGGCGCTTAAGCGGGTCAGTCTCTTGCCCTGGTTGTCCTTGCGATGCGGCAGGGGTCTTGCCGTCCGGCTTCTTGCCGGTTGCATCGCTCTGGGCGAAAGCTCCGGCTGCGCACCACAGACAGAGGGCCAGACTCACCGCCAACGAACGACTCCAACCTGATTTGTACGACATCGAGAATGGGCTCCTGGGAGACAATTCGGGCTTTTAAATTCTATGTTCTTACCCCATTTAAAGCAAGGATAAGGCGCACACATTTTCTCTCTGATCCCGCGCCATATCTGTTGAGCTGCCAACATCTTCCACAGACCCGGATGGCATGCGCGGTACATCCCCGCCAAATGGTGCTGGGGAGTGGATGCAGCATCTCACGCTTGCCAATATAATGGGTCAAGGTAAGCGCTTTCCTGGTCGCGCATCGGGTCATTGGCGGTCCGAATGTGCGAAACTGGGAACTTCTCCTGGGGTACCTGCGTAATCCTAGCAGGCGATGATCCGGGGTGATTGCGCCCCAGGAATGCCATGCGGGCATTGTCGAGTGAGGCAACGTGAAGAATGGAAAAAAGATCGCGATCGGAGTTGGAGTCCTGGTTCTGTTGCTGGCCATCGTCGGCTTCACCGTCCATGAGAGCGGCAAGGGCGTAGTGGTGGTGCAGACCGGCAAAGTGGCGCGTCAGGACCTGACCTCCGTGGTCAGCGCCTCCGGCGAAATCAAGCCCAAGACCTACGTCAACATCGGCGCCAACGGCTACGGCAAGATCACCAAGCTGTTCGTGCATGAGGGCGAGCAGGTCAAGAAAGGCCAATTGTTGGCCAAGCTGGATTACATACAGTCGGCCGCCGACGTGGCCGCCATGCAGGCGCAACTCGCCGCCGCCAAGACCGACTACGCCGCTTCCGAAGCCGCGCTGAAGAGCGCCCAGTCCGATTTGGACAAAGCGCGCGCCGACTACGACCGCGCCAAGCTCGATTACCAGCGCGGCGAAGCTCTTTACGGCCAGGCGCTGATCCCCAAGCAGGACTACGACACTCGCAAAGCCACGTTCGAAGGCGCCGACGCCGCCGTTGCCTCGGCTCGTGCCCGCATTGCGCAATCAAAGGCTCAGACCGCCTCCACTCAGGAGCGCATCCGCCAGATGCAGGCGCAGTTGACCCACGCCAGCGACGTGCTCAGCAAGACCGAGTACACCTCGCCTTATGACGGTATCGTCAGCAATCTGCCGGTGCGCGAAGGCGAGACCGTCATCATGGGCATTCAGAGTTCGCCCGGTAGCCTGCTGATGACCGTCTCCGACATGTCGGTGGTCACCGCCGAGGTCATGGTGGACGAAACCGATATCGTCAACGTGAAGTTGGGGCAGCCCGCGGAAGTCACGATTGATGCCATCCCGAAGAAAGTGTTCCACGGCGATGTAACCGAAATCGGCAACAACGCCGTCGTGCGCTCCACCGGCCTGGCTACTACGCAAACCACCACGGGCAGCCAGGAAGCCAAGGATTTCAAGGTCGTGGTCACCATCAAGGACCCGCCGCTGAATTTGCGTCCGGGCCTCTCCACCACCGCGAAGATTAGAACTGCGACGCGAAATAATGCCGTCGCCATACCTATCCAGGCGCTCACCGTTCGCCAGAAGGCAGACCTTGAGACCAAACCCAAGAAGGGCACGGTGCAGGCGGCGTCGCCCGCGCTCAGCGCCAAGGACAAGGAGGAAATCCAGGGCGTGTTCGTAGTGCGCGACAAGAAGGCCGAGTTCGTCAAGGTGGACACGGGAATCACCGGCGTCACCGATATCGAGGTGACCAGCGGGCTCGAGCCGGGACAGGAAATCGTAACCGGCAGCTACAAGGTGCTGCGCTCGCTGCGCAACGGCGCCTCCGTCAAGGTGGACAATTCCGCACCCAAGA
Coding sequences:
- a CDS encoding efflux RND transporter periplasmic adaptor subunit, producing MKNGKKIAIGVGVLVLLLAIVGFTVHESGKGVVVVQTGKVARQDLTSVVSASGEIKPKTYVNIGANGYGKITKLFVHEGEQVKKGQLLAKLDYIQSAADVAAMQAQLAAAKTDYAASEAALKSAQSDLDKARADYDRAKLDYQRGEALYGQALIPKQDYDTRKATFEGADAAVASARARIAQSKAQTASTQERIRQMQAQLTHASDVLSKTEYTSPYDGIVSNLPVREGETVIMGIQSSPGSLLMTVSDMSVVTAEVMVDETDIVNVKLGQPAEVTIDAIPKKVFHGDVTEIGNNAVVRSTGLATTQTTTGSQEAKDFKVVVTIKDPPLNLRPGLSTTAKIRTATRNNAVAIPIQALTVRQKADLETKPKKGTVQAASPALSAKDKEEIQGVFVVRDKKAEFVKVDTGITGVTDIEVTSGLEPGQEIVTGSYKVLRSLRNGASVKVDNSAPKKEEEKS